A genomic stretch from Candidatus Zixiibacteriota bacterium includes:
- a CDS encoding helix-turn-helix transcriptional regulator produces MYPLRIYSRRMATNNARAPLTPAVLHILLALSTGERHGYGIMKRVRADSQGRVKMGPGTLYGSLGRMLVAGLICESEKKVDPDMDDERRVYYKITGLGQRALAAELERYREVVAVAKQERLSPNAIAYGI; encoded by the coding sequence ATGTATCCGCTACGGATATATTCTCGGAGGATGGCAACGAACAATGCCAGAGCGCCCCTCACTCCGGCGGTGCTTCATATCCTCCTCGCGCTCTCGACAGGAGAGCGACATGGCTACGGAATCATGAAGCGAGTGAGAGCCGATTCGCAGGGAAGAGTAAAGATGGGACCGGGAACGCTCTACGGCTCGCTGGGTCGCATGCTCGTGGCCGGCTTGATCTGCGAGAGCGAGAAGAAAGTGGACCCCGACATGGACGATGAACGGCGAGTGTACTATAAAATCACCGGCCTAGGCCAGAGGGCGCTCGCGGCTGAGTTGGAGCGTTACCGCGAGGTCGTTGCAGTTGCCAAACAAGAACGGCTTTCGCCAAACGCAATCGCCTATGGCATCTGA